In the genome of Rhizobium rhizogenes, one region contains:
- a CDS encoding flagellar basal body-associated FliL family protein: MENEQAEGKKKSSPLVMTIAGIAILTLLGAGGGWLVGGMIAPRIAGAEAAAHASAASAEKGKGAEGIEKISAEANGIVQLDPITTNLAYPSTNWVRLEVALMFKGPVEVGLAEDIHQDILAYVRTVSLQQLEGPRGFQYLKDDIQERVDLRSQGRVSKVMFRTFVIE, from the coding sequence ATGGAAAACGAACAGGCAGAGGGCAAGAAGAAATCCTCCCCTCTGGTCATGACCATCGCAGGCATTGCCATCCTCACCCTGCTCGGTGCGGGCGGCGGCTGGCTGGTGGGCGGCATGATCGCCCCCAGGATCGCCGGCGCCGAAGCCGCAGCGCACGCGTCGGCCGCCTCGGCTGAAAAGGGCAAGGGCGCCGAGGGCATCGAGAAGATCTCCGCCGAAGCGAACGGTATCGTGCAGCTCGATCCCATCACCACCAATCTCGCCTACCCATCGACGAACTGGGTGCGGCTGGAAGTGGCGCTGATGTTCAAGGGGCCGGTGGAAGTCGGGCTGGCGGAGGATATCCACCAGGATATCCTGGCCTATGTGCGCACCGTTTCCCTCCAGCAGCTGGAAGGGCCGCGCGGCTTTCAATATCTTAAGGATGACATTCAGGAACGAGTTGACCTGCGCTCGCAAGGGCGCGTATCCAAGGTCATGTTCCGGACCTTTGTCATCGAATGA
- a CDS encoding MotE family protein, translated as MMEHQIKNPLSNGLVRFAAVASLLFLLPAAGAESQQNVVSELSTQDEIQKFCTNIADAARDQRYLMQKQELEKLQADVNERISVLEDRKAEYEDWLARREHFLAQAKANLVDVYKTMKPDAAAPQLEKMHVEIAAAIIMQLPPRQSGLILSEMDAQKAATVAGIMSQATDKNTSKDPS; from the coding sequence ATGATGGAACATCAGATCAAAAATCCGCTTTCGAATGGCCTCGTCCGCTTCGCGGCCGTCGCCTCGCTGCTGTTCCTGCTGCCCGCGGCCGGCGCCGAAAGCCAGCAGAACGTGGTCTCCGAACTCAGCACGCAGGATGAAATCCAGAAATTCTGCACCAACATCGCCGATGCGGCCCGCGACCAGCGTTACCTGATGCAGAAGCAGGAGCTTGAAAAGCTTCAGGCCGACGTCAACGAGCGCATCTCCGTGCTGGAGGACCGCAAGGCGGAATATGAGGACTGGCTGGCGCGCCGCGAACATTTCCTCGCCCAGGCGAAAGCCAATCTCGTCGATGTCTACAAGACGATGAAGCCGGATGCCGCCGCACCCCAGCTCGAGAAGATGCATGTGGAGATTGCGGCCGCCATCATCATGCAGCTGCCGCCGCGCCAATCCGGCCTCATCCTCAGCGAGATGGATGCGCAGAAAGCCGCCACTGTCGCCGGCATCATGTCGCAGGCAACCGACAAAAACACTTCGAAGGATCCTTCATGA
- the flgA gene encoding flagellar basal body P-ring formation chaperone FlgA produces the protein MRFGRKHSSSRTALVRICLASAFSLGVLTPALAQAPMALVPTRTIYPGETITPEQVKPVEVTNPNISSGYASDISEVEGMISKQTLLPGRTIPIAALREPSLVVRGTNVKLVFTIGNMTLMASGTPMTDGSLGEVVRVRNIDSGVIVNGTVMKDGTIQVMAK, from the coding sequence ATGAGGTTTGGCCGGAAACATAGCAGCAGCAGAACGGCGCTCGTCCGTATATGCCTTGCGTCTGCCTTTTCACTGGGCGTCCTGACGCCCGCTCTCGCCCAGGCGCCGATGGCGCTGGTTCCCACCCGCACCATCTATCCGGGCGAGACGATCACGCCCGAACAGGTCAAACCGGTGGAAGTGACCAATCCCAATATTTCCTCAGGTTATGCGAGCGATATCAGCGAAGTCGAAGGCATGATCTCCAAGCAGACGCTGCTTCCCGGACGCACGATACCCATTGCGGCACTGCGCGAACCCTCGCTGGTGGTCCGCGGCACCAATGTCAAACTCGTCTTCACCATCGGCAACATGACGCTGATGGCGTCGGGAACGCCGATGACCGACGGTTCACTCGGCGAGGTGGTCCGCGTGCGCAACATCGATTCCGGCGTCATCGTCAACGGCACGGTCATGAAGGACGGAACCATTCAGGTGATGGCGAAATGA
- the flgH gene encoding flagellar basal body L-ring protein FlgH, whose product MSTRRLPALLLPLALLAGCQNNQTLKEIGNAPAMSPIGSGLQFSQTPQMGMYPKQPKHMASGYSLWSDSQGALFKDLRALNIGDILTVNIQINDKADFDNETERNRTNSSGLNWKAKAQILGWTPDADSNIKYGSDTDTQAKGKTKRSEKLTLLVAAVVTGILENGNLIISGSQEVRVNHEIRILNVGGIVRPQDVDAQNMISYERIAEARISYGGRGRLTEVQQPPVGQQVVDLFSPL is encoded by the coding sequence ATGAGCACGCGTCGTCTTCCGGCCCTCCTCCTGCCGCTCGCTCTCCTGGCAGGCTGCCAGAACAACCAGACCCTGAAGGAAATCGGCAACGCACCCGCGATGAGTCCGATCGGCAGCGGTCTGCAGTTCAGCCAGACGCCGCAGATGGGCATGTATCCCAAGCAGCCGAAACATATGGCGAGCGGCTACTCGCTGTGGAGCGACAGCCAGGGTGCCTTGTTCAAGGATCTGCGCGCGCTCAACATCGGCGACATCCTGACCGTCAACATCCAGATCAACGACAAGGCCGATTTCGACAACGAGACCGAGCGCAACCGCACCAATTCCAGCGGTCTCAACTGGAAGGCCAAGGCCCAGATTCTGGGCTGGACGCCGGATGCGGATTCCAACATCAAATACGGCTCCGATACCGACACCCAGGCCAAGGGCAAGACCAAGCGTTCCGAAAAGCTGACGCTGCTCGTCGCCGCCGTCGTGACCGGCATTCTCGAAAACGGCAACCTCATCATCAGCGGTTCGCAGGAAGTGCGCGTCAACCACGAAATCCGCATCCTGAACGTCGGCGGTATCGTCCGGCCGCAGGATGTCGATGCGCAGAACATGATCTCCTACGAACGCATCGCCGAGGCGCGCATCTCCTATGGCGGCCGCGGCCGTCTGACGGAAGTGCAGCAGCCCCCGGTCGGGCAGCAGGTCGTCGACCTGTTCTCGCCACTCTGA